From Ptychodera flava strain L36383 chromosome 9, AS_Pfla_20210202, whole genome shotgun sequence:
aatgacactgattgaataattttgaaatactcACACTGCAATGAAGATGTTATATATTACTCTGCCAAGGGTATTGGGGTGACCCTGCTTACAGTGGTTAAACAcatagaacaagtcatcgttgatgacacagtccccgcttgtccattttgttataatctttggtgtctaggtagctgtggtctaggtagctgtggaatgacattgatgcaacgggtgcatcaggcctgtgacttgcataataaagtaatctgaggaacgttcaataaaattgacccatctctgccggtaatgaccattgaaggaacttttgattacatcacacataacgatgccctcactgcctctagtgtcatgatggcacatactatacacatggtttggtggaattttagaaatgtatgggatcgggtatgttgttgtaatcagccatttcggatcatataatgaaacaaattaatgtgcacaagaatgcagccatatcacgtttaaacaaaatcagtccatcgaaggacagtgacctatgtttatgtttcaaagacataaaaaaatcacaccaaaattgaaatcaaatggctgtctattgaccatatggatcatagaacaaaattagtagacatgcatatgtatgccatagtactttatctttgtaccaagtctcaacaacattggataaggaatatttgcatatgattaagcctcaaagacatgaagaaatccaaaatgaccatctggcagcgaaattggggaaaaatgacaatctggcaaccatattggaacatgtcacgaagtacattgacatgcatatatatgccatagagcatgatctttgtgccaagtttggacaaatcAGTGTAAcagtgtaatgacctttgaattaagcttcaaagacatgcaaaattccaacaaaatggcagttctgcagccatattggctcctatcgcaaggttaattgatacatgcatatgtatgccatagtgctttgcctttgtgccatgtttgaacaaaatcggttcaaggatgtttgagttatggttcaaagacatgaaaaaattgcaaacaaaatggccgcctcacgcccatattggatcgtatcgcaatataatgcgacatgcatatgtaggccatagtgttatgcctttgtgccaagtttgaacagaatctgttcaaggatgtctgagttatggttcaaagacatgaaaaattgcaaacaaaatggccgcctcacgcccatattggatcaattatcgcaatataattcgacatgcatatgtaggccatagtgttatgcctttgtgccaagtttgaacagaatctgttcaaggatgtctgagttatggttcaaagacatgaaaaattgcaaacaaaatggccgcctcacgcccatattggatcatatcgcaatataattcaacatgcatatgtaggccatagtgttatgcctttgtgccaagtttgaacagaatctgttcaaggatgtctgagttatggttcaaagacatgaaaaattgcaaacaaaatggccgcctcacgcccatattggatcgtatcgcaatataattcgacatgcatatgtaggccatagtgttatgcctttgtgccaagtttgaacagaatcggttcaaggatgtttgagttatggttcaaagacatgagaaatcgcaaaaatatggccaccttgtggccatattggatcgtatcgcaaaataaatcgatgtgcatctgtaggtcatagtgctatgcctttgtgccaagtttgaacagaatcggttcaaggatgtttgagttatggttcaaagacacgaaaaatcgcaaacaaaatggccgcctcacgcccatattggattgtatcgcaatataattctacatgcatatgtaggccatagtgttatgcctttgtgccaagtttgaacagaatcggttcaaggatgtttgagttatggttcaaagacatgaaaaatcgcaaaaatatggccaccttgcggccatattgaatcgtatcgcaaaataaatcgatgtgcatctgtaggtcatagtgctatgcctttgtgccaagtttgaacaaaattggttcagcagtgtctgagaaacggctccggacggacggacgcacggacggacgggacccaatctgtaagtccccgccggacttcgtccgcggggactaaaaatccaTGTATACCGTACATATTATACACCTTACAATACAAAAAGATGTAATATTAttgcacatatgcaattaccTGTCTTGTTGATGTTTTATGTAATGAGTATACTGCTGTGGTTGCCATGTCCAAAGCTGTCCTTAGAAACTGCATATCTATACCTGTAAAGGAACATAGTTATAAACTTATTACATATTCAGTAATCAAATAGTCTGAGGGTTACTGCAGTACATGTAAAATCAATGGTCATCTACAACTCAGTGGGCAACCAATAGAAAGTGCACAATTTATTAATGTAACTATATAGAAGCCTGCATGGTATTCAATTCGCTTTCTTGATAAGAAACCATCCTTTCATTTTTTCCTTGAAAATGTTAAAAGAGTGTTACTTACTGAGCGATCAATGCTCAAAAAATCGGAAACatagaatatttcaatcataaaTGGAAAGctgttatatcattattatcacaGAGTGATTTACTGTAACCCTTTAGTTTTCCAGAGTCAGCTCTCTCAAAGAACACATACTTTACAAGACTAGGTTTTAGCTAGTcagcctttgttttttttgggtttttttcaaagtatttgATTTCAAGAGGTTTGTTGTTGCCTCCTCTAGCCttgccatttttgttcctttttcCTGTCTTTCGTCTGCTTTGTTTCCTTTCTTTGcataagaaattaaaaaaaattaattaaaaaaaaaatagaagccTGCATGGATTGTCTCCCTTATATCAATTTCCCATTGATCAAAGGGCCAGATGTCTGTGATAttccatctgattaaaatcagcaGTAGAGATggaaacattcaaaattttccTTGTTCTTTGCTAATGGTCTCACCGTATCTGATTTTAACCAGATTGTCTATGACTTTATCAGAATGCCAAAGACATGTCATTGATATGACGGGAATTTGAGTTTATGGATACTGGTAATATGGTAATATTCTTAGCAGCAAACGAAACAGAACAGAATGTATGAACATAACATGCTTGCTAAATAATGTATAGCCTCTAGAAGAAATCTATAACTTAGCTTTTCAAAATAAtgaggaattttttttgaatgaGTAAAAGAACACAGTGAGCTACATTATGtgtgaaaatttataaaatgacattGACTGAACTTCAAACTGTCAGAAGATGAGGCACTCTGTGAAAGACTGCCATGTTATCAGAAAGGAGGAATGGGAGTAAACTTGTTCAGAGTATGGCTACACTAACCTTCATTATGCTTTGTTCCAAATGGAGGATTCATAATGACCGTGTCAAAGGATTTGTTCCACCTGCCCATTTCCATATTGCACAAGTCACACTGTATGAGGTCTAGGTTGGAGAGTTCAAATTCTTCCCTGTTTTGTTGGCAGATCTCCAGGGCATCTTCGTCGATATCAAAACCAACACACAGGCTATTGACGACAATATAGATCAATAGAGGTCATTTTATGCAATAAAGATTTGATGTGTAAGCTGCAATGAATGTGTAGAAAGTTTGAATCCGGAGCAACTAATTGTATTGaatatgttacaatttttatgaTCAGATCATTTTATGATACTGAATTAATAATCAAATCTGAACTCCTCTGTCAATTATGAACAAGAGGAAGCAATCTAAGTATTCCGTGTGACAAACAGAAAATGTACTGCCTGTCAGTTTGACATTGAGATGTCCATGGTATCATCATACAGTATACAGAGTTCAGTCAGGATCTCATATGATGGTATATAAATTTGAATCAATaaattcaacaaaatatttttcttgcGTTGACAAATAACTGATCAATAAGATGATATGAGTCTGACAACATTTGAGGCTGTTTGTAAAGTATGGTATAGAAACAGACTGCAATACAATTTATACCTTTTATTTATAAAAGACAATGCCAGGAAGTATATTTTATACACCTCAAGTTATTCGTGAATACTTTGAGCATTCATTTTGGCTGGTAGTAGAGGACACACAGCTTCAGTATGTTGTTGATCATTTGATGGGAAGAATTTTCCTTATGAATTGCCAAGCTGATCATTGTATAAGTTTTGATTCTCATGGAAGAAATGAGCCTAAATATTAAACACATTTGACATTCGAATGGCCTCTAGTCTCTAAATTGCGGATTTAAACAAAAGTGAGacatcaaaaatgtatttttgactACTACTTTCAAATCAAATCCACAACATTCGCAGACATGCAAGGATTGTTAGATTGTGAATCTGAAAATATATCACTGAACTCAATTCTGTCTtgatggaatatgattataCAAGGCAAATATGATGGATGCGATAAATACCTTGCTTCTAGCATGAGACTCCCTATGCTCAGAACACCACAGCCACACCCCAAATCACCTACAAGTTTTCCTTCGATGTCATTATACTTGTGTCTATTGTGGTAGCATACAGGCTGAGGAAAATTTCACAAAGAAATGTGAGAAACTACATTGTAATAAACATAATACTGAAAGACACATATGACactcatatttacaaaaaaggatatatatattatattatatatatatatatatataatatatatatatatatatatatatatattatatatattatatatttattattgcTCCTTATTCTGatttatatatttgtgtgtatgtatatatatatatatatatatatatatatatatatatatatatatatatattatatgtgtgtgtgtgtgtgtgcgtgtgtgtgtgtgtgtgtgcgcgtgtGTGTGTTACTAAAAATGCTATGTTATACTCTCATTGACATCTATGATAGCAATCtttaaatgtttattgtaaagTTTTGTAAAAGGATCACACTATCACTTTTACTTTAATCGTGGCACTGAAATTTAATTAAAGATGACCCTTGTCACATCTTATTCATCTTTatagaaaatacaaaaacaataataaaCAACTGCCCCTCATCCTCTCTCCCTGCCACACATTACAGTTGAAATCATAACAAACCATCCAGTGCATCCAAAAGATTGTTTATATCCTACCTGCGATGTGTGGCCTGGTTGCATACTGTTCCCAAAGTATTTTGGTTGTCAAAAGTATCAACTTGCTGCAGACAACTTTCTAGTTCTTTCAATTTCATTGCCGTGTAATACAGTCGAGGACCTAAATACAATGCAAGAGCACGCTTTCCCTGCTTTGCAATCGAAAGCGGAACTCTCCTACAAAAGCACACTTttgatgaatgaataaatgaagcCATACAAATTCATTTGCCTTTGCCCACGAAAATATTTCCAGTCTTCGAGTTCGTCAAGTGATTTACACATCTTATAATTGATTAATATCACCTAAAATTTTCTTTCTGAAAGCAAATTATGAAAAAGGAAATAATAGACATCTTATTATGAAATTCATTCTACTAGAAATAGACAGAGAGGTAAACAATATTTGTCGAAAATATGTACTTCAAATAAGAGCGTACCGTCAGACTTGTTTTCCAAATGGCGACAACTCGGTCGGCTGCGGCAAATTCGGTCGTTGCAGACAGTAACCCACACCGTGTGCATGCCGTTCAGATCAGTCCCGGCGAAATTGGAAGACCAATGAACCTTCAGAGAATAGGCCAGAGGAAAGCACAAGTGAAAAGTTATCCAAGGACGAAGAAATTAGAAAAGCTAGGAGTGTACTCGTCCTGCAAGGTCGGCCATTTTCTTTGTCCTTGAATAATTAGCTTGGCTTGGTTGTAAAGTGGGCACTTGCGGTTCACAAGATCgtcaatatttcaattttctcgTAAACAGTGTTATTGTCATAGTTTTCAATTTATGAAACACAAAATTTGGCATTCACTTCATCCGTCACAAACATTTCGTTAGCATAGAAACACCCACCTGGACACTCGGTGAGAAGTGCATGCAGACCAGTTCATATATGCAAAATAAAACTGAGCAGTTGGGAGTGACTACTTTCTTTGTCGTTTTTTGTGGCAAGAATTAAACGGTCGGAGTGGAGGCAAGGGACCTTTGTAGAATCACGGAGCTACCAAAAGAGCATATTGGTGCCAACGGAAACGATccaaatttattatttatattaatttaattaattattaaaaattgttttattaaCTTTTACCATAAACCATACGAATCACTTGATTGCTAAACGAAACTTTCTGCCatattttattagtccccacggacaccgtccggggggacttataggtttggtcatgtccgtgcgtgcgtccgtgcgtgcgtgcgtgcgtgcgtgcgtgcgtgcgtccgtccgttcacgcagatatctctgagatgcctggagcgatttcattcaaacttggtacaaggattacttcatatgtcatagatatgcacgtcaatttgttttgtgatacgatccaatatggccgccaggcggccattttattacgattttttcatgtacagagccataactcaggcatgttttgaccgattttattcagagttggtacaaggacattgaccaatgtcatagatatgcacgtcaatttgttttgtgatacgatccaatatggccgccgggcggccattttattacgattttttcatgtacagagccattactcaggcacgtttcaaccgattttattcaaagttggtacaagcttattgacaaatgtcatagctgtgcacggcaatttgttttgtgatacgatccaaaatggccgttgtgcggccattttattacgattttttcatgtacagagccataactcaggcatatctcaactgattttatttaaagttggtacaaggacattgacctatgtcatacatatgcacgttaatctgttttgtgatacgatccaatatggccgccaggcggccattttattacgattttttcatgtacagagccatttctcaggcatatccgcatgtttcgaccaattttattcaaagttggtacaaggacatcaaccaatgtttgttttgtgatgcgatccaatatggccactgtgcgaccattttgttacgatttttttcatgtcctgaaccataactcagacatgtatcaagcgaattcattcaaaagtattttttatcacagacctaatgaagaggactctatcctctctgaggacctgtaatcaaaatacccttaacaagtggggactgtgtcatcaacgatgacttgtttaggTAAATAATGCCCTCCAGGATGTCCAGTATAGTATACACTCCACACATTTAtaggcatcattttacaagtggtacagccacaaactgatgatgtcaaatcgccaaacacaaaacacagacgtcctgtaattatggcactgtgtattgtgtacggTGATTTGACGTCTTCAcgttgtggctatatcacttgtaaaatgatgcctgTTAGAGTTCTAATTTGTATGAAGATTTGTCAGATCCATACATTTTTATTCATTCATGAGGAAGCTCATTCAATAACATTTGTGCAGCAAGTATGTTTGAAGAATTTTATTGTCACAAGAacaaaaaattgagagaaaacaaaatattttacaaagattTTCAGTCCTGCCATTCTGAAACCGGCCTCTCTGCAATTACTCCAACTAACCTATTTATAAGCCGCtaaatttcatcagaaatagCTCATGTTAATGGTAAATCCGCTAATATTAGACAAAAATTAATTACTTCATTGTAGAGATATTGTTATACAATTAAATCAGGTAGCCTGTACAAAATTTGGTGGAGTAACAACAGCTGGGAGATAATGTTCATTAGTGTTGTGAAATAGCCACTGTCATTTTTGAGTGACAATCCATATGGTACAGAGTAACGGCACTATTATTTGACAATAACAGTATTATCAAATTGATTAAATATCATATAGCAACGATACCTGAACTCCTGCTTCACATCACTCATGATGATCACCATTGCTgccattatttcaaaattgaaatgaagaGGAAGGGTACCTTGTACATGTATTGCAGGTGATATGATGCTCATGATAATAAAACTCTATAAGGTAAACTAGAAATAGTGCACACACCACTATATCTGTTGACTTGCCCTCACTCAGGTAGCAGTGTTGGTACCTGTTTCATGATAATATGTATTCAAGTAAATCAGATGAGGTTTCATTTGTAAATAATTTGAATCATTCAATTTTTAAGAGAGCTTTTCATAGCAGTCCATCACATATTATACTGACATGAATATTAAAGATGTACTGGTATTCTTGAAATGTTTCACAGGCTGAGGAATCATGCAAATGCAATGGATGGAAGAATCCAAACCCTCCGCCTAACACGCAACCAGCCAGACTTGACATTGCCACACCATTAGCCAGTCTAACTGACCCATGTAGAAGCTGTAATCATCAACTGGGTAAGGTCATCAGAGATTATAATGCAGAGAAAGTTATACCTGTCTTAACTGAATACCTCTTTCATTCGGTGAAATATTGTTAGACAGGCAATCAAACAGCCAAATGACATACACAATGGTGTTGCAACATATTATTGTACCAATTAATATCtttcttgtttattttgataacTGGTGTTCAGAGACGTTTGGCTTGTAATGGTAAGGTCACGTTGCCCCATGATCTGCAAAAGGTTGTGTAGGGCACAGGAGCAGAAATTTCTTCAACCACAACATCTCagaaataatgtttgtttggGGACACACTGCCAAGGAGTTACCTGCAACTTTGACATGGTTGTCACAACATTTATCAGGTATCTCATGGAAACCATTACTTTCTTTCACAGCTGCCCATGTCTCTCACCTGGAAAACACACCAGAAGAGGAGATAAATAGGCTGCTAGGAATTGTTGTTGATGTGGAGAATTTATTCTTGTGTGTACACAAAGAAGAAGACGCTGATACAAAGCAggtgtatttttatttgttcaaGGTATGTTCTGTGTTTTGATAATTCTTTTCTATCAGTTATTTACCACtatattttttctctgattttaagGTCACTTTTGTTCATGTAATCACTCTACCCAACAGTTTCTCTCAATTAGTGAAAGGAATCCTGCAATGGATGATACACCATGGTATTGATTAGATTGTACCCTGGaaagaagaaacaaaaaaattatggaaaaaaactGGAAACTTTAATTAATACAATTCATTTTGAGCCAGGGTTTATTTATACAGTTATGAATCTGTGCTTTGCaataaagttaaaaatgtaTACCTATACCATTATTCTCTTTTCATTAAGATAAAGTATTTTCTCCAAGTAtgtttattatgatttttctgTATTGAGACTCTATGTGAAAATCACATGTGTATATCTGATGTTTGATAGATGCATGCAGTATCTTATTTGCTCTCTTTTGCTGTGTCTTCCAGTTACTCAGAAAATGCATATTACAACAGAGTAAACCTTCAGTTGAGGGACCCCTAGGAAGTCCTCCATTTGAAAAGCCCAGTATTGCCAAGGTAAGAGTCTCTCTCATTGTTGAACCCTTTTGAGTTGCCTTGTCAGAATGTTGCTGTTTGAACATCTTTATAGTTCTTAAAGTAGGAAGGGTACAAGTAGAACCCAGGGTCATCTCCTCAGCAGTCATTTGTGAAATATCTGcctttttcatttcattaatttttgatGATAAGAGAGATGTTTACCTGAGGTAGAGTGCATTgagtatatttcaaaaatacatgtgttCAGTGTGTTTCTCCAAATACACATAAGAAATTAACTAATTTTCATACAAATATTATTCTATTTTCCTGGGGCAAAATTAAATTACCACCAACTCATATTATATGAAAGCGTGAATAATTGGTAATGCTTAATAGTATACCGGTAGATAAAATTTTCCTCAGAGTGACCTTAACACAACAATGTCATGTTTAAAGCTTGAGTATAAAGGACTTAATTCACAAGTTTTGAATGagtaaatatcatttttctttGCCACTTTTTCAAATACAAGTAAATTCATGCACTCTTCTGAAGAGAGAAAATGTCATCCACATGCATACTGCAACACCAGTATCTCTGTATCATAGAATACATGGTTACTTACGTATGCAATAGTAAATCTCTCAACTCATGATCCAACTCTGAGTTTTGCATTTCTCATGGGTTCTACTTTTGGGAGGATAATCTGTAGTATACTTCAAAAAATATCCTTGATCAGTGTATTTCTTCAAACATTCTAATAATGGAACAGGGAGGATAGGAAAACTATACAGAGAATATTATCAGTAGTGAAAAATTCAAGCACAATGACAAAAGCAGTCTGTATTGTGGTCAATAGTTACACTCTAAAACCCATGTCATAAACTCTCAACATTGTCATTTAACACTAGGGAGTGACAAATTTTGTGCTGTACAAATTTGGACACTTGCCACAGAAGGAATGGCAGACCATGTACGACCTAGCCAAGATGTTTCTGCATTGCTTGAATCACTGGAAATTAGAAACACCAACAGTGAGAAAACAGAGGTCCCAGTCCGATGATGTGTCACAGTACAAAGTCAACTACACAAGGTAGTGTGAAAAACCACTGTATTTATTGCGTCTGATGACAAATATCCTGATAGGTGTTTACTAACATCATTTGGACTTTGTCGTGATAGATTGCTGTCGTGAAAGTAACGTGAAGACATGTAGGCTTTCCCATCAAAAGTAGTTTGTTTAATTTCAGACAATCTTTTATCATAGCATTCATTTCCAATGGCTGTAGATAAACAGTTCCCATAACTGACCCTAAAGGCACATAGTATGATTATATCGTATTCAAGGCTAAAGTGTTCAGGAATTCATTCACAAGTTTTGAATGAGTAAGTGTCATTTTGCTTTGCCAGTATTTTACAATGCCAGTAAATTCACCTATTGttctgaagagaaaatgtcaTCTGTGCGTGCATACTGCAACACCAGTATCTCTGTATCATAGAATACATGGTTACTTACGTATGCAATAGTAAATCTCTCAACTCATGATCCAACTCTGAGTTTTGCATTTCTCATGGGTTCTACTTTTGGGAGGACAATCTGTAGAGTTCATCGAATATACTTCAAAAAATATCCGTGCTCACAATATTAGATTGCATTGAGTATACTTCAAAAACATCTGTGTTCTCAATCTGTTGAGTGCTTTGAGTGTACTTCAAAAACAAAACCTATCTATGCTCACAATCTGTTGAGCTCATTGAGTATACTTCAAAAAATATCAGTTCTTGATGTGTTTTGTATGAACATACTATACTTATATAGAACAGAGAGGATAGCATGACATCTGCTAGTCCAAACCAGAATGTTCACCTGCATGTACTTATGCCTGGGAATGTTCTTTTCAGCTGTATTTATTAGAGCTGCTGTTTGCCATGGGTTTTACCG
This genomic window contains:
- the LOC139140013 gene encoding LOW QUALITY PROTEIN: rRNA N(6)-adenosine-methyltransferase METTL5-like (The sequence of the model RefSeq protein was modified relative to this genomic sequence to represent the inferred CDS: inserted 4 bases in 2 codons), giving the protein MASFIHSSKVCFCRRVPLSIAKQGKRALALYLGPRLYYTAMKLKELESCLQQVDTFDNXKILWEQYATRPHIAACMXYHNRHKYNDIEGKLVGDLGCGCGVLSIGSLMLEASLCVGFDIDEDALEICQQNREEFELSNLDLIQCDLCNMEMGRWNKSFDTVIMNPPFGTKHNEGIDMQFLRTALDMATTAVYSLHKTSTRQHIFKKAKEWGVDMEVVAELRFDLPSTYKFHKKKSVDIEVDFIRFSFPSNYQTK